The region GCACATACGAGATTGCGCGCTTTTCGTATGTTATAGTTTCGCATGGCTTTAAATGCGAGAATTACGCCGCCGTCATTTATGGTACTTTGCATTTATATGGTTTTATTGGAAAAtcaatattgttgaaaaaaattatatatattatttattgtaatgtttccctttaattttttccttctcatcttttttttcttttttttacttctttcttttatgatACAGTGttactaattattttactgcAACTTCCCTTTTTTGATTCTGCATTGTGAGATTCGATACAGAGAACATTGTTAACACACAGCGTACGACACGTATTCAAATATTGATCTTGTCTCGTCGCAtgtctatttaaatttgtaaattgcaTCTGGCATTATTCCGCATCGTATACCGAATGATTAacgattaaatatacttactcTGGCGATTTAAGAAATGGCACACAGTGAgaagatgtattttttttattacaacccGAGCGAGTTTTAACACTTGGAAATGGATACGACGAAGGAAGAACAAGGAAAAAGAGGGCGTGTAAACTGGTAGAATAATCCTTGGCTGTCGGTATTAAAACCGAATGCATTTATAACCTCCGAGCCTCTGTATCCCCTGGCCGAACAGACGCAACAGTCGTTGTTTCCTCGGCAACGACGTTGGTCATACTCAAACCGTATTCCGGTATGCTCGGGCTGGaatttctctcctctctcttcctatTTCTCTCTGCATCTTTCAGCGATGATGGTAGACGCGAGCGTATGTAATGAGAGTTTATACCATGCAGGAATTATTAATCTTCCTCATAAAgtgattattttctaatgaaagatattattctcatattgcattataatggATGCAACGTTACATTTGAATTTCcttgaaatattattccaaataatggagaatgtattataaaatttttcgagatGAATTTCACATAAAggcgtaatttattatttatttatacgaataatccttttttatatatttgtatgtgcaATTCAATTACAATCAATTACATGCCGTGTTTGAAGAGTCTTGTTTCAATAGAGAATATCTCATTTTATCGCTTTTGTTGCCTAttcgatttttcttcaaaCACGATCGTGCGTTTTTCATCGAGCTTTTGCGCTATCGTAGATGCTTGTAATTAAACTCTAATTGCCGGTATGCTGTCATCGCGCTCGGTTGACGAGAGGTTCTGACGAAAAGTAAAGAGGGACATCTCGTACTGCACTGCCATGAAGCGTCACCGCGTGTCCACGCGGAATACCCTCTAGTCGAGTGGCCGCAGCTGCGCCTCGCCCGAGATAGGTTCCGGCAGGGCTGTGTAAATGATGATGGTGGAAAGTCGGCGTGGCGTTCGCGTTGCTGCGGAAGGTTAATTGTCCTTGTCCCGTTCCGCCGATTATACGACGTACCTCGATACGACAATTCAGTTTGAACGTGCACGAACCAGAAACCAATTGACCTACATGATTGGAATGGAATCGTGAAAGATACATAGCCACACACGTAATTCTacatgagaaaaaaagtattttcccGCTGCAGTGTCATTGTTTCGATAACGAGAATAAGTACAATCGATTTATTGccgttgcaaaataatattatattattttcataatttcaattattctacatttatatatcatgttgccgcatatttttgatatgatataataacgcaatatatattgtatgaatGGTATTTGTATAATACTTATAACGTGATATAGGTGACACATACCCGTATA is a window of Cataglyphis hispanica isolate Lineage 1 chromosome 4, ULB_Chis1_1.0, whole genome shotgun sequence DNA encoding:
- the LOC126848823 gene encoding uncharacterized protein LOC126848823, yielding MHGTSSGGLILSTDLRDDSVGDVGVNRGGDKPLIHYRLIEVNIEDSLPSHRFPLRLHLWRMQEVPEKLISKTKSQLVSGSCTFKLNCRIEVRRIIGGTGQGQLTFRSNANATPTFHHHHLHSPAGTYLGRGAAAATRLEGIPRGHAVTLHGSAVRDVPLYFSSEPLVNRAR